From one Microbacterium aurum genomic stretch:
- a CDS encoding LysE/ArgO family amino acid transporter, with protein sequence MTTALLAGFGLGLSLIVAIGAQNLFVLRQGIRREYALAVGAVCAVSDAALIALGVSGLGFVLHSAPWLVTAVRWAGFAFLLCYGVLAARRALRGSGEALVVDGATPVATARETAHPRRDGQRDAPSRHECPVSPDAGAAVATAAPARLLPVLATCLALTWLNPHVYLDTVFLLGSVASTHGADRWWFAAGAATASVVWFFALALGARYLGRWLATPRAWRILDGVIAVVMIAIAVSLVWPA encoded by the coding sequence GTGACCACCGCTCTCCTCGCCGGCTTCGGCCTCGGCCTGTCGCTCATCGTCGCGATCGGAGCGCAGAATCTGTTCGTCCTGCGCCAGGGCATTCGCCGCGAGTACGCTCTCGCGGTCGGCGCGGTCTGCGCCGTCTCCGACGCGGCGCTGATCGCACTCGGGGTCTCGGGCCTCGGGTTCGTGCTGCACAGCGCCCCCTGGCTCGTGACGGCGGTGCGGTGGGCCGGCTTCGCGTTCCTCCTCTGCTACGGCGTGCTCGCCGCGCGTCGCGCGCTGCGCGGGTCGGGCGAGGCGCTGGTGGTCGACGGTGCCACCCCGGTCGCCACCGCTCGCGAGACGGCACATCCGCGACGAGACGGCCAGCGTGACGCGCCGTCTCGTCACGAATGTCCCGTCTCGCCGGATGCCGGGGCCGCCGTCGCCACTGCCGCACCCGCGCGGCTACTGCCGGTGCTCGCGACGTGCCTCGCTCTGACCTGGCTGAACCCGCACGTCTACCTCGACACGGTGTTCCTGCTGGGTTCGGTCGCGAGCACGCACGGCGCCGACCGGTGGTGGTTCGCGGCCGGGGCCGCCACGGCATCCGTCGTCTGGTTCTTCGCCCTCGCGCTCGGCGCCCGCTACCTCGGGCGCTGGCTGGCGACGCCGCGGGCGTGGCGGATCCTCGACGGCGTCATCGCCGTCGTCATGATCGCCATCGCGGTGAGCCTCGTCTGGCCGGCATGA
- the secE gene encoding preprotein translocase subunit SecE: MVQEEAHGEVVAAGGAPREKKLNFFQRIALFIRQVFAELRKVVTPTRQELVKFTAVVLGFVVVMMAIVYGLDLLFTWVVQVVFGVPS; this comes from the coding sequence ATGGTTCAGGAAGAGGCGCACGGCGAGGTCGTCGCAGCAGGCGGCGCGCCCCGTGAGAAGAAGCTGAACTTCTTCCAGCGGATCGCCCTCTTCATCCGTCAGGTCTTCGCCGAGCTCCGCAAGGTCGTCACGCCGACGCGCCAGGAGCTCGTGAAGTTCACGGCGGTCGTGCTGGGCTTCGTCGTCGTGATGATGGCGATCGTGTACGGCCTGGACCTGCTCTTCACCTGGGTGGTGCAGGTCGTCTTCGGCGTTCCGAGCTGA
- a CDS encoding pyridoxamine 5'-phosphate oxidase family protein, translating into MENTDAVRLLTDDECWDRLAEQQLGRLVTHVGDVLDIFPVNYTVDGESIVFRTAEGSKLTELTINDQVLFEVDEYTDTDAWSVVVRGTARRLDTPEEVRAADELPLRPWIPTLKYNYVRITATSLSGRDIERGEEPDRYGVQEY; encoded by the coding sequence ATGGAGAACACGGATGCCGTCCGCTTGCTGACCGACGACGAATGCTGGGACCGACTGGCCGAGCAGCAGCTCGGACGCCTCGTGACCCACGTCGGCGACGTGCTGGACATCTTCCCGGTGAACTACACCGTCGACGGTGAGAGCATCGTCTTCCGCACCGCCGAGGGGAGCAAGCTCACCGAGCTGACGATCAACGACCAGGTGCTGTTCGAGGTCGACGAGTACACCGACACCGATGCGTGGAGCGTCGTGGTGCGCGGCACCGCGCGTCGCCTCGACACGCCCGAGGAGGTGCGCGCCGCCGACGAGCTGCCGCTGCGCCCCTGGATCCCGACGCTCAAGTACAACTACGTGCGCATCACCGCCACGTCGCTGTCCGGGCGCGACATCGAGCGCGGCGAAGAGCCCGACCGCTACGGCGTGCAGGAGTACTGA
- the rplA gene encoding 50S ribosomal protein L1, translating to MAKSKVYEAAAAKIDRDKFYTSTEAVNLAKETGSKKFDSTVEVALKLAVDPRKADQMVRGTVILPHGTGKTARVIVFATGPAAEAAIAAGADEVGGAELIEKVAGGWTAFDAAVSTPELMGQVGRLGKVLGPRGLMPNPKTGTVTPNPAKAVEEIKGGKIEFRVDKHANVHFVVGKASFTAEQLDENFKAALEEIVRLKPSSSKGRYIQKGAVSTTFGPGIPLDVNSIA from the coding sequence ATGGCTAAGTCCAAGGTTTACGAAGCAGCCGCGGCGAAGATCGACCGCGACAAGTTCTACACGTCCACCGAGGCGGTGAACCTCGCGAAGGAGACCGGCTCGAAGAAGTTCGACTCCACCGTCGAGGTCGCCCTCAAGCTCGCGGTCGACCCGCGCAAGGCCGACCAGATGGTCCGCGGCACGGTCATCCTGCCCCACGGCACCGGAAAGACCGCCCGCGTCATCGTGTTCGCGACCGGTCCCGCCGCCGAAGCCGCCATCGCGGCCGGTGCGGACGAGGTCGGCGGCGCCGAGCTCATCGAGAAGGTGGCCGGTGGCTGGACCGCGTTCGACGCGGCCGTCTCCACGCCCGAGCTCATGGGCCAGGTCGGTCGTCTGGGTAAGGTGCTCGGTCCCCGCGGCCTCATGCCCAACCCCAAGACCGGCACCGTGACCCCCAACCCGGCCAAGGCCGTCGAGGAGATCAAGGGCGGCAAGATCGAGTTCCGCGTCGACAAGCACGCCAACGTGCACTTCGTCGTCGGCAAGGCCTCGTTCACGGCCGAGCAGCTGGACGAGAACTTCAAGGCCGCGCTCGAGGAGATCGTGCGCCTGAAGCCGTCGAGCTCGAAGGGTCGCTACATCCAGAAGGGTGCCGTGTCGACCACGTTCGGCCCCGGCATCCCGCTGGACGTCAACTCCATCGCCTGA
- the rplK gene encoding 50S ribosomal protein L11: MAPKKKVTGLIKLQINAGAANPAPPIGPALGQHGVNIMEFCKAYNAATESQRGNVIPVEITVYEDRSFTFILKTPPAAELIKKAAGVQKGSKTPHTVKVAKLTKEQVRQIAETKQPDLNANDLEAASKIIAGTARSMGITVED, from the coding sequence ATGGCACCGAAGAAGAAGGTGACCGGCCTGATCAAGCTCCAGATCAACGCCGGCGCCGCCAACCCGGCTCCGCCGATCGGCCCCGCGCTCGGTCAGCACGGCGTCAACATCATGGAGTTCTGCAAGGCGTACAACGCCGCGACCGAGTCGCAGCGCGGCAACGTCATCCCCGTGGAGATCACGGTCTACGAAGACCGCAGCTTCACGTTCATCCTGAAGACCCCGCCCGCGGCGGAGCTCATCAAGAAGGCCGCCGGTGTGCAGAAGGGCTCCAAGACCCCGCACACGGTGAAGGTCGCCAAGCTCACCAAGGAGCAGGTGCGCCAGATCGCCGAGACCAAGCAGCCCGACCTCAACGCGAATGACCTCGAGGCCGCCTCGAAGATCATCGCCGGCACCGCCCGCTCCATGGGCATCACGGTTGAGGACTGA
- a CDS encoding iron chaperone has translation MGTIDDYLAGLDPADAAIIAHTYDIAREVAPDAEQGLGYGMPALVYRGKSLLSVMRAKKHFGVYPFSPAAINDIRELLEDVDHAKGTIRFTEPLPDDTVRALVAARKAQIDA, from the coding sequence ATGGGCACGATCGACGACTACCTCGCGGGCCTCGACCCGGCCGACGCGGCCATCATCGCCCACACGTACGACATCGCCCGTGAGGTCGCGCCCGATGCCGAGCAGGGGCTCGGCTACGGCATGCCCGCTCTCGTCTACCGCGGCAAGTCCCTGCTGTCGGTGATGCGCGCGAAGAAGCACTTCGGCGTGTATCCGTTCAGTCCCGCCGCGATCAACGACATCCGAGAGCTCCTCGAGGACGTCGACCACGCGAAGGGCACGATTCGCTTCACCGAGCCGCTGCCCGACGACACCGTGCGCGCGCTGGTCGCCGCCCGCAAGGCGCAGATCGACGCGTGA
- a CDS encoding ArgP/LysG family DNA-binding transcriptional regulator gives MTRIAPELALTLAAVVDEGTLDAAAARLHITPSAVSQRIRALEEQLGRVLLIRSKPVRPTEAAHPVIRFAREVALLEHDATAALGIERERVSMPLAVNADSLATWFLAPLARLATRHPVVFDLHRDDQDFTAGLLESGTVMGAVTSRAQPVAGCRVSALGTLVYEAVATPAFAAAWFGGAGSGTVEPDAAALAAAPVIDFDRRDDLQSRWLVARGAPPEAPPRHRVPASHDFAEATRHGLGWALLPRLQSQAALEAGELIRLGGPPVPVPLYWQQWKLRSDLLDAVADEIVAEGRRVLEH, from the coding sequence ATGACGCGGATCGCTCCCGAACTTGCCCTCACCCTGGCCGCCGTCGTCGACGAGGGGACGCTGGATGCCGCCGCCGCACGGCTGCACATCACGCCCTCCGCGGTCAGCCAGCGGATCCGTGCGCTGGAGGAGCAGCTCGGCCGCGTGCTGCTGATCCGCTCGAAGCCGGTGCGTCCGACCGAGGCCGCGCATCCCGTCATCCGGTTCGCCCGCGAGGTGGCCCTGCTGGAACACGACGCGACGGCGGCGCTGGGGATCGAGCGGGAACGGGTGAGCATGCCGCTGGCCGTCAACGCCGACTCGCTCGCCACCTGGTTCCTCGCACCGCTCGCGCGGCTTGCGACGCGGCATCCGGTCGTGTTCGATCTGCACCGCGACGACCAGGACTTCACCGCCGGCCTGCTGGAATCGGGCACGGTGATGGGCGCGGTCACCTCACGCGCGCAGCCCGTGGCCGGATGCCGGGTCAGCGCGCTCGGGACGCTCGTCTACGAGGCCGTCGCCACCCCGGCGTTCGCCGCCGCGTGGTTCGGCGGAGCGGGAAGCGGCACCGTGGAACCGGATGCCGCGGCCCTCGCCGCCGCTCCCGTCATCGACTTCGACCGGCGCGACGACCTGCAGTCGCGCTGGCTCGTCGCCCGGGGCGCCCCACCCGAGGCGCCGCCGCGACATCGCGTCCCGGCATCCCACGACTTCGCCGAGGCCACCCGGCACGGACTCGGCTGGGCGCTGCTGCCGCGGCTGCAGTCGCAGGCGGCCCTCGAGGCGGGGGAGCTCATCCGGCTCGGCGGCCCGCCGGTGCCGGTGCCGCTGTACTGGCAGCAGTGGAAGCTCCGCTCCGACCTGCTCGACGCCGTCGCCGACGAGATCGTCGCCGAGGGGCGTCGGGTGCTGGAGCACTGA
- a CDS encoding NAD-dependent succinate-semialdehyde dehydrogenase, which produces MTYAVVNPATGETLATYPTATDAEVEAAVAAADSAARSWGRTSTPAERADLLRRVAELHRERRDELAAIIVREMGKPLAAAEGEVDFAADITEYYADNIDKITGDTPLEILGEGSAVIRRAPLGALLGIMPWNFPYYQVARFAAPNLALGNTILLKHASQCPQSAAAIAQMYADAGFPAGAYADVRLTNDQAAAVIADRRVHGVSVTGSERAGSAVAEVAGRNLKKVVLELGGSDPFIVLSTADLDATVQMAVDARLDNNGQSCNGAKRFIVVDELYDAFVAAFAAALAEAKVGDPFAEDTVLGPLSSLAAAERLQEQVDRAVQQGATLVTGGTRDGAFFPGTVLTGVTPEMDAYREEFFGPVGVVYRVADEDEAIEIANGTEFGLGSYVFTTDPEQAQRVADRIDAGMVYVNVVLADSPELPFGGIKRSGTGRELGLLAADEFVNKKLVRVAG; this is translated from the coding sequence ATGACCTACGCGGTTGTGAACCCCGCCACCGGCGAGACCCTGGCCACCTACCCGACGGCGACGGATGCCGAGGTCGAGGCGGCTGTCGCGGCCGCCGACTCCGCGGCCCGCAGCTGGGGGCGCACCTCGACCCCCGCCGAGCGCGCCGACCTGCTGCGGCGGGTCGCCGAGCTGCACCGGGAGCGCCGCGACGAGCTCGCGGCGATCATCGTGCGGGAGATGGGCAAACCGCTCGCCGCTGCCGAGGGCGAAGTCGACTTCGCGGCGGACATCACGGAGTACTACGCCGACAACATCGACAAGATCACCGGCGACACGCCCCTGGAGATCCTCGGCGAGGGGAGCGCCGTGATCCGCCGCGCGCCGCTCGGTGCCCTCCTGGGCATCATGCCGTGGAACTTCCCCTACTACCAGGTGGCGCGTTTCGCCGCCCCCAACCTGGCGCTCGGCAACACGATCCTCCTCAAGCACGCGTCGCAGTGCCCGCAGTCCGCCGCCGCGATCGCGCAGATGTACGCCGACGCCGGGTTCCCCGCGGGCGCCTACGCCGACGTGCGTCTGACCAACGATCAGGCCGCGGCCGTCATCGCCGACCGCCGTGTGCACGGCGTCTCGGTCACCGGGTCGGAGCGCGCCGGATCCGCCGTCGCGGAGGTCGCGGGGCGGAACCTCAAGAAGGTCGTCCTCGAGCTCGGCGGGTCGGACCCGTTCATCGTGCTCTCGACCGCCGACCTGGACGCCACCGTGCAGATGGCCGTCGACGCACGCCTGGACAACAACGGGCAGTCGTGCAACGGCGCGAAGCGCTTCATCGTCGTCGACGAGCTGTACGACGCCTTCGTGGCGGCGTTCGCCGCAGCCCTGGCCGAGGCGAAGGTGGGCGACCCGTTCGCGGAGGACACCGTACTCGGTCCGCTGTCCTCGCTCGCCGCCGCGGAGCGGCTGCAGGAGCAGGTCGACCGTGCCGTCCAGCAGGGTGCCACCCTCGTCACCGGCGGCACGCGCGACGGCGCGTTCTTCCCCGGCACCGTCCTCACCGGCGTGACGCCGGAGATGGACGCCTACCGGGAGGAGTTCTTCGGCCCGGTGGGTGTCGTGTACCGGGTGGCGGACGAGGACGAGGCGATCGAGATCGCCAACGGCACCGAGTTCGGTCTCGGCTCGTACGTGTTCACGACCGACCCCGAGCAGGCGCAGCGCGTCGCCGATCGCATCGACGCCGGCATGGTCTACGTCAACGTCGTGCTGGCGGACTCGCCCGAGCTGCCCTTCGGGGGCATCAAGCGCAGCGGTACGGGGCGCGAGTTGGGGCTGCTGGCCGCCGACGAGTTCGTCAACAAGAAGCTCGTCCGCGTCGCCGGGTGA
- a CDS encoding acylphosphatase: MKRVHIAVTGEVQGVGFRYTMQAIAQRTGASGWVRNRPDGSVEAEVEGTDAAVQAVVDWAGRGPRGGWVQSCRVTDIAPTGSTGFEVRRDG; the protein is encoded by the coding sequence ATGAAGCGTGTGCACATCGCAGTCACGGGAGAGGTGCAGGGCGTCGGCTTCCGCTACACCATGCAGGCGATCGCGCAGCGCACGGGCGCCTCCGGGTGGGTCCGCAACCGCCCCGACGGCAGCGTCGAAGCGGAAGTGGAGGGGACGGATGCCGCCGTGCAGGCGGTCGTGGACTGGGCCGGGCGCGGGCCCCGCGGTGGCTGGGTGCAGTCCTGCCGGGTGACCGACATCGCCCCCACCGGCTCGACCGGGTTCGAGGTGCGCCGCGACGGCTGA
- the nusG gene encoding transcription termination/antitermination protein NusG → MSEKYADDADWATAAEQSSEDDEAQEGNVLAEEERSSAPAEHLAIHVVDDEADADDADLDDIEIDDPEADAIVNDALEIDEAAEAEAAAEVLTDSLAEEEAERAADAADEVTPYDGPDVNGEPDETPEDDETPEDPYEAFRTELRELPGKWYVIHSYAGFERKVKANIEQRKSTLEVEEDIYQVEVPMEDVVEIKNGQRKMVTRVRIPGYVLVRMELNEDTWSVVRHTPGVTGFVGNAHNPTPLRFEEAFNMLKSLVQVTETAPAKGAAAKGSATQARSVITEVDFEIGETITIKEGSFAGLPGSISEIKPESGKLTVLVSLFERETPVELSFDQVTKQ, encoded by the coding sequence GTGTCTGAGAAGTATGCCGACGACGCCGATTGGGCGACCGCCGCAGAGCAGTCCAGCGAGGACGACGAGGCCCAGGAGGGCAACGTCCTCGCCGAGGAGGAGCGCTCCTCGGCACCCGCCGAGCACCTGGCCATCCACGTCGTCGATGACGAGGCGGATGCCGATGACGCGGACCTGGACGACATCGAGATCGACGACCCGGAGGCAGACGCCATCGTGAACGACGCACTGGAGATCGACGAGGCCGCCGAGGCCGAGGCCGCCGCGGAGGTGCTGACCGACTCGCTCGCCGAGGAGGAGGCCGAGCGCGCCGCCGATGCCGCCGACGAGGTCACTCCCTACGACGGTCCGGACGTCAACGGCGAGCCCGACGAGACGCCCGAGGACGACGAGACGCCTGAGGACCCCTACGAGGCGTTCCGCACCGAGCTGCGCGAGCTTCCCGGCAAGTGGTACGTCATCCACTCCTACGCCGGCTTCGAGCGCAAGGTGAAGGCCAACATCGAGCAGCGCAAGTCCACGCTCGAGGTCGAAGAGGACATCTACCAGGTCGAGGTCCCCATGGAGGACGTCGTCGAGATCAAGAACGGTCAGCGCAAGATGGTCACGCGCGTCCGGATCCCCGGCTACGTGCTCGTGCGCATGGAGCTCAACGAGGACACCTGGTCGGTCGTGCGTCACACGCCCGGCGTGACCGGCTTCGTCGGCAACGCGCACAACCCCACGCCGCTGCGGTTCGAAGAGGCCTTCAACATGCTGAAGTCCCTCGTGCAGGTCACCGAGACGGCCCCCGCCAAGGGTGCCGCCGCGAAGGGTTCCGCCACGCAGGCGCGCTCGGTCATCACCGAGGTCGACTTCGAGATCGGTGAGACCATCACCATCAAGGAGGGCTCGTTCGCGGGCCTGCCCGGCTCGATCAGCGAGATCAAGCCCGAGAGCGGCAAGCTCACGGTCCTCGTCTCCCTCTTCGAGCGCGAGACCCCCGTCGAGCTGTCGTTCGACCAGGTCACCAAGCAGTAA
- a CDS encoding NAD(P)H-dependent flavin oxidoreductase, with translation MTTRALIDLLGIDRPIVLGPFGGLSSVALTAAVSSAGGLGSYGLYGYDGARIRETVASLRAATDRPFAVNLWLPTGDEVTPDAVDLRPLSAALAPVFAEVGAEVPEPPERFLPEIAEQLDAVLDGRPAALSLVYGVPSPDLVDAARRRGIAVIGTATTVAEARALADAGVDAVVATGAEAAGHRVSFLQPAERSLVGTFALVPQVVDAVDVPVIAAGGIADRRGVAAAFALGAAGVQVGTAFLRTRQSAVTAGHRSAIAAAADDTTVLTRAMSGRLARGIPNRAMDLLEAAPILPFPAQNWLTGRFRTPAAAQGRSDLVSQWAGQAAALARHDDAADVFAELAAGLPR, from the coding sequence ATGACGACTCGCGCGCTCATCGACCTCCTCGGCATCGACCGGCCGATCGTGCTCGGCCCGTTCGGCGGCCTGTCCTCGGTGGCGTTGACCGCCGCCGTCAGCAGCGCCGGCGGACTCGGCTCGTACGGGCTGTACGGCTACGACGGCGCCCGCATCCGCGAGACGGTCGCGAGCCTGCGCGCGGCGACCGACCGTCCCTTCGCCGTCAACCTGTGGCTGCCGACCGGTGACGAGGTGACCCCCGACGCGGTGGATCTCCGGCCGCTGAGCGCGGCGCTCGCGCCGGTGTTCGCCGAGGTCGGCGCCGAGGTGCCCGAGCCCCCGGAGCGTTTCCTCCCCGAGATCGCCGAGCAGCTGGACGCCGTACTGGACGGGCGGCCCGCCGCGCTCAGTCTCGTCTACGGGGTGCCTTCGCCGGACCTCGTCGATGCGGCACGACGGCGGGGTATCGCCGTCATCGGCACAGCCACGACCGTCGCGGAAGCGCGTGCGCTGGCGGATGCCGGCGTGGACGCCGTCGTCGCCACGGGTGCGGAGGCGGCGGGGCACCGCGTCAGTTTCCTCCAGCCGGCCGAGCGGTCGCTCGTCGGCACCTTCGCCCTCGTGCCCCAGGTCGTCGACGCCGTCGACGTGCCGGTGATCGCGGCGGGCGGCATCGCCGACCGCCGGGGCGTCGCCGCCGCGTTCGCGCTCGGCGCGGCGGGAGTCCAGGTCGGGACGGCGTTCCTGCGGACCCGTCAGTCGGCGGTCACCGCCGGTCACCGGTCCGCGATCGCCGCCGCGGCGGACGACACGACGGTGCTGACGCGGGCGATGAGCGGACGGCTGGCCCGCGGCATCCCGAACCGGGCGATGGACCTGCTGGAGGCGGCGCCCATCCTGCCGTTTCCGGCGCAGAACTGGCTGACCGGTCGGTTCCGGACTCCGGCGGCCGCCCAGGGACGCAGCGATCTCGTCAGCCAGTGGGCCGGGCAGGCCGCGGCGCTGGCGCGCCACGACGACGCCGCCGACGTGTTCGCGGAGCTGGCGGCGGGTCTGCCGCGCTGA
- a CDS encoding APC family permease, with product MSAPEATPLAPATGSEAGGLSKKGLSAGTVGLIGAVVIGISCIAPAYTFTAAVGPTASVVGAQIPAIILVGFIPMLLVAFGYRELNNRMPDAGTSFTWAARAFGPWIGWMAGWGLVVATILVLSNLAGVAVEFLFLLISQITGNPDIANLAFELWINIGVCLLFMLGATYISYRDMQTTQKLQYVLVTFQVAVLVLFAVIAISHAVGGGGFDYTPFSFEWFNPFAVGSFSAFAAGLSLSIFIFWGWDVTLTMNEETKDPERTPGRAATVTVITIVSLYLLLAVAMIMYAGVGTGELGLGNEDIQTNVFFFLSDPVLGPLAFLVSLAVLTSSASSLQSTFVGPARTLLSMGHYGALPPAFAKVSPRFFTPGYATIVSAVVASAFYAVMRVVSEDTLWDTILTLGMMICFYYGLTAFACVWYFRKQWFDSVRNAFFTFLFPLIGGVILAVLFVTTLIDSMDPAYGSGSQIGGIGIVFILGMLIIVVGVVIMIWQSIKRPAFFRGETLSVDAPPSARRRREAARTEAGR from the coding sequence TCGGCATCTCCTGCATCGCCCCGGCCTACACGTTCACGGCCGCCGTGGGACCCACGGCATCCGTCGTCGGCGCGCAGATCCCGGCGATCATCCTCGTCGGATTCATCCCGATGCTGCTCGTCGCCTTCGGCTACCGCGAGCTCAACAACCGCATGCCGGATGCCGGGACCTCCTTCACGTGGGCGGCGCGCGCGTTCGGGCCGTGGATCGGGTGGATGGCGGGCTGGGGGCTCGTCGTCGCCACGATCCTCGTGCTGTCCAACCTCGCTGGCGTGGCCGTGGAGTTCCTCTTCCTGCTGATCTCGCAGATCACCGGGAACCCCGACATCGCGAATCTGGCGTTCGAACTGTGGATCAACATCGGCGTGTGCCTGCTGTTCATGCTGGGAGCGACATACATCTCCTACCGCGACATGCAGACGACGCAGAAGCTGCAGTACGTCCTCGTCACCTTCCAGGTCGCTGTGCTCGTGCTGTTCGCCGTCATCGCGATCTCGCACGCGGTCGGCGGCGGCGGGTTCGACTACACGCCGTTCTCGTTCGAATGGTTCAACCCGTTCGCCGTCGGATCGTTCAGCGCGTTCGCGGCGGGCCTGTCGCTGTCGATCTTCATCTTCTGGGGGTGGGACGTCACCCTCACCATGAACGAGGAGACGAAGGACCCCGAGCGCACGCCGGGCCGTGCGGCGACCGTCACCGTCATCACGATCGTCTCGCTCTACCTGCTGCTGGCGGTCGCGATGATCATGTACGCCGGCGTCGGAACCGGGGAGCTGGGCCTCGGCAACGAGGACATCCAGACGAACGTGTTCTTCTTCCTGTCCGACCCGGTGCTCGGCCCGCTCGCGTTCCTCGTGTCGCTCGCGGTGCTGACCTCCTCGGCATCCTCGCTGCAGTCCACCTTCGTCGGTCCCGCGCGCACCCTCCTGTCGATGGGCCACTACGGGGCGCTGCCGCCCGCCTTCGCGAAGGTCAGCCCGCGCTTCTTCACGCCGGGATACGCGACCATCGTCTCGGCCGTCGTCGCCAGTGCGTTCTACGCCGTCATGCGCGTCGTCAGCGAGGACACGCTGTGGGACACGATCCTCACGCTCGGCATGATGATCTGCTTCTACTACGGACTGACCGCGTTCGCATGCGTCTGGTACTTCCGCAAGCAGTGGTTCGACTCGGTGCGGAACGCCTTCTTCACGTTCCTGTTCCCGCTCATCGGCGGAGTGATCCTCGCGGTGCTGTTCGTGACGACCCTCATCGACTCGATGGACCCGGCGTACGGCTCGGGCTCGCAGATCGGCGGCATCGGCATCGTGTTCATCCTGGGCATGCTCATCATCGTCGTCGGCGTGGTGATCATGATCTGGCAGTCGATCAAGCGCCCGGCGTTCTTCCGCGGCGAGACACTGTCGGTCGATGCCCCGCCGAGCGCCCGGCGCCGGCGTGAGGCGGCGCGGACGGAGGCCGGCCGGTGA
- a CDS encoding NAD-dependent succinate-semialdehyde dehydrogenase, which yields MGEAELLAAVPRGLYIGGVWQDGGAGTFPVIDPATGNTLVEIADATPEDGIRALDAAVAAQDAWAATPPRTRSDILRRAFDLLTERADEFALLMTLEMGKPRAEARGEVTYGGEFLRWFSEEAVRIAGRYGTNPEGTGRMVVSQRPVGPCFFITPWNFPLAMATRKIAPALAAGCTIVVKPAELTPLTTLAFAQLLEEAGLPAGVVNVVTTTRSGAVSAPIIADPRLRKLSFTGSTPVGKKLLAQAAEGVLRVSMELGGNAPFVVFDDADLDKAVDGAMLAKFRNIGQACTAANRFIVHESVAEEFADRVSARVTAMKIGRGTEEGVQIGPLIDRTAVEGTGALVQDALAKGARLLAGGSAIDGPGTFFEPTVITDVAAGSDILREEIFGPVLAIATFADEDEAVRLANDTDYGLVSYVFTRDLARGHRMIDRLETGMMGLNAGVVSNAAAPFGGVKQSGMGREGGLEGIHEYLSTKYTLIPAD from the coding sequence ATCGGCGAGGCGGAGCTGCTGGCGGCGGTGCCGCGAGGACTGTACATCGGCGGCGTGTGGCAGGACGGCGGCGCGGGCACGTTCCCCGTCATCGACCCGGCCACCGGGAACACCCTCGTGGAGATCGCCGACGCGACGCCCGAGGACGGCATCCGGGCGCTGGATGCCGCGGTCGCGGCCCAGGACGCGTGGGCGGCCACGCCGCCGCGCACCCGCAGCGACATCCTGCGCCGCGCGTTCGACCTGCTCACCGAGCGGGCCGACGAGTTCGCGCTGCTCATGACCCTCGAGATGGGCAAGCCCCGCGCGGAGGCGCGCGGCGAGGTGACGTACGGCGGCGAGTTCCTCCGGTGGTTCAGCGAGGAGGCGGTGCGCATCGCCGGCCGCTACGGGACGAACCCCGAGGGCACCGGTCGGATGGTCGTGAGCCAGCGCCCCGTCGGTCCGTGCTTCTTCATCACGCCGTGGAACTTCCCGCTCGCGATGGCGACCCGCAAGATCGCGCCGGCGCTCGCCGCCGGCTGCACCATCGTCGTCAAGCCCGCCGAGCTGACGCCGCTGACGACGCTCGCCTTCGCCCAGCTGCTCGAGGAGGCGGGGCTGCCCGCCGGGGTGGTGAACGTCGTGACGACCACCCGCTCCGGCGCGGTGTCGGCGCCGATCATCGCCGACCCTCGGCTGCGGAAGCTCTCGTTCACCGGGTCGACGCCGGTCGGCAAGAAGCTCCTCGCCCAGGCCGCCGAGGGCGTGCTGCGGGTGTCGATGGAACTCGGCGGCAACGCGCCGTTCGTCGTGTTCGACGACGCCGACCTCGACAAGGCGGTCGACGGCGCGATGCTCGCGAAGTTCCGCAACATCGGCCAGGCGTGCACGGCGGCCAACCGGTTCATCGTGCACGAGTCGGTGGCGGAGGAGTTCGCTGACCGGGTGAGCGCGCGCGTGACGGCCATGAAGATCGGCCGCGGCACCGAGGAGGGCGTCCAGATCGGCCCCCTCATCGACCGCACGGCCGTCGAGGGCACCGGCGCGCTCGTCCAGGACGCCCTCGCCAAAGGCGCCCGCCTGCTGGCCGGCGGCTCGGCGATCGACGGGCCGGGCACCTTCTTCGAGCCGACCGTCATCACCGACGTCGCGGCCGGCAGCGACATCCTCCGCGAGGAGATCTTCGGACCGGTGCTGGCCATCGCGACCTTCGCCGACGAAGACGAGGCGGTGCGCCTCGCCAACGACACCGATTACGGGCTCGTCTCGTACGTCTTCACCCGCGACCTCGCGCGCGGGCACCGGATGATCGACCGGCTCGAGACGGGCATGATGGGGCTGAACGCCGGTGTCGTGTCCAACGCAGCGGCGCCGTTCGGCGGCGTCAAGCAGTCCGGCATGGGCCGCGAGGGCGGGCTCGAGGGCATCCACGAGTACCTGTCGACGAAGTACACGCTGATCCCCGCGGACTGA